One Hemibagrus wyckioides isolate EC202008001 linkage group LG09, SWU_Hwy_1.0, whole genome shotgun sequence DNA segment encodes these proteins:
- the asxl2 gene encoding putative Polycomb group protein ASXL2 isoform X2: protein MHSFKVGDSYTKYRPANLQSQPSSPQSRCSSPSISSSKLISSSQKHSKKALKQALKQQQQRNQRRQCGIPTASSPRLLLKTVKKMADSASSKTGWELKQSERCPASPQNSTSSSSSSVKAEVCHAVGSRKMSQRSSRLNARQLRRTKCEIDVETPDSILVNTNLRALINKHTFSMLPTECQQKLLKLLPEIDQQSCMDGLLRVTNSALNNEFFTSAAQSWKERLAEGEFTPELRLRMRQEIEKEKKVEHWKEQFFENFYGEQSGLSLEESRELTKTESTSLPAKDAPWPGKTESSTEAQKPDHTVEVSHKELRSREVKTSMSKSHPIPDSFCAEPGTESHSASDKASNRKTVPVMQEDSTPPAEKVVEPLPLSVDDKGQETKTSSPTSPQEPSSKEKDSIESESIKVEGVVSRASEVTTESLKRKLSSEQDVAEKKPRVAEGSPLTTTDGSPSTPASVTAQQRVPPLKIPVSRIRSAPGAPSQVSPRTPHPLTPPSIRPGCTGARTLADIKAKAKLAREQRAAAAAAAGVTRRGSTSGPCSSGCASTPSPVQSLSEEFSPASSRSQSVSPGKMSSVSPVPESTGALSQSSPSSGATGQMDPSFVPSSSANQFISKENRSFLASQITPHATNPHLKENCVLLSVGGMQISPTHILAYSQKAQEAPLPGTSAIKSSSSIPANNPLVAQLLQGKEVPLEKILPKSPAKISVQSATVVAYNKGNLAVRTSGMGKEKPVDAEDVSKSRLLHYSGRPGTSVDKLDKNTQEQILHVLRHRSQQGRISQPSQFEPCLLGYPESSNDRPRFRLGFIGRKRVSKPAMTGHYLLNISTYGRGSESSKRPHLANLKKENVEGEEKDGVELKEDCHSSSKGHANHPGIKVEQQGFHITKPDDAPGYQHCPQIKLESQSLSCSSNKEQGGTSTRTKEISPRLNLDINKQGISGPHHSGDCKPQVMSFQSQRSQDGQETMTGTFYGGTISMSMPRSINHSITDSGASPTVTCSNENTSEGMMSFSVTVTAIPAGHLLDQGKGQTSPEQAFIEASGMEDVQSKCYCRLKAMIMCKGCGAFCHDDCIGPSKLCVSCLVVR from the exons ATGCATTCTTTCAAAGTTGGAGACAGCTACACAAAATACA GGCCAGCAAATCTGCAGTCACAGCCGTCTTCCCCACAGTCTCGCTGCTCTTCTCCTTCAATCTCCAGCAGCAAACTCATCTCTTCCTCGCAGAAACACAGCAAAAAAGCACTTAAACAG GCTctgaaacagcagcagcagaggaaTCAGCGCCGTCAGTGCGGTATCCCCACAGCCTCCAGCCCACGACTTCTACtcaaaactgttaaaaaaatggCTGATTCAGCATCCTCCAAAACTG GCTGGGAACTAAAACAGTCAGAGCGTTGTCCTGCCAGTCCCCAGaactccacctctagctcctcctcctctgtcaAAGCAGAAGTGTGTCACGCTGTTGGATCTAGGAAGATGTCTCAGCGTTCCAGTCGGCTCAACGCCC GTCAGTTGAGACGAACCAAGTGTGAGATTGACGTAGAGACGCCTGATTCCATCCTGGTCAACACTAATCTCCGGGCCttaatcaacaaacacacattttccaTGTTGCCCACAGAGTGTCAGCAGAAACTCCTGAAGCTACTGCCAGAGATCGACCAGCAG TCATGCATGGACGGGCTCCTGAGAGTAACTAATTCTGCTTTGAACAACGAGTTTTTCACATCTGCAGCACAGTCTTGGAAAGAGAGGCTAGCCGAAG GTGAATTCACCCCAGAGTTAAGACTAAGGATGCGGCAAGAGattgagaaagagaagaaagtggAACATTGGAAAGAGCAATTCTTTGAAAATTTCTATGGAGAGCA GTCTGGGTTAAGCCTTGAGGAATCCAGAGAGCTGACAAAGACTGAAAGCACTTCATTGCCAGCTAAAGATGCACCCTGGCCCGGAAAGACAGAATCTAGCACAGAAGCACAGAAACCAGACCACACTGTTGAGGTCTCCCACAAGGAGTTGAGATCCAGAGAAGTTAAAACCTCAATGTCTAAAAGCCATCCAATACCAGACTCCTTCTGTGCCGAGCCGGGTACAGAAAGTCATTCAGCTTCTGATAAGGCGTCAAACAGAAAGACTGTGCCTGTGATGCAGGAGGACTCTACACCTCCTGCAGAGAAAGTGGTTGAACCATTACCGTTGAGTGTTGATGACAAGGGGCAAGAGACCAAGACTAGTAGCCCAACATCTCCTCAAGAACCTAGCTCTAAAGAAAAGGATAGCATAGAGAGTGAGTCTATAAAGGTAGAGGGGGTTGTGTCACGGGCATCTGAAGTTACCACTGAGTCACTGAAGCGGAAACTCTCCAGTGAGCAAGATGTAGCAGAGAAGAAACCTCGGGTTGCAGAAGGGTCGCCCCTAACAACAACAGATGGGTCACCCTCAACACCAGCTTCAGTAACTGCACAACAGAGAGTGCCACCTCTTAAA ATCCCTGTGTCACGAATCCGGTCTGCCCCTGGAGCGCCAAGCCAAGTGTCTCCAAGGACTCCTCATCCTTTGACACCACCCAGTATCCGCCCAGGATGCACCGGTGCACGCACTTTAGCTGACATAAAAGCTAAAGCCAAGCTAGCTCGGGAACAGCGTGCTGCAGCGGCTGCGGCGGCAGGTGTAACAAGAAGAGGATCCACTTCAGGACCTTGCTCATCTGGATGTGCCTCCACACCTTCCCCAGTCCAGTCTTTGTCAGAAGAGTTTTCACCAGCAAGCAGTAGAAGCCAATCCGTATCTCCAGGAAAAATGAGCTCTGTCTCTCCTGTCCCTGAAAGCACAGGAGCACTCTCACAATCATCTCCTTCCTCAGGTGCTACTGGGCAGATGGACCCTAGTTTTGTTCCAAGCTCTAGCGCAAACCAAtttatttcaaaagaaaacAGGTCCTTTCTGGCTTCCCAGATCACTCCACATGCAACAAATCCTCATCTGAAGGAGAATTGTGTTCTCCTTTCTGTTGGTGGAATGCAGATATCACCTACACATATACTGGCATACAGTCAGAAAGCACAAGAGGCACCTTTGCCAGGGACCTCAGCGATCAAATCCAGTTCCTCAATTCCTGCCAATAATCCGCTGGTTGCTCAACTCCTTCAAGGTAAAGAAGTTCCCCTGGAGAAGATTCTTCCAAAATCACCTGCCAAGATAAGTGTGCAGTCGGCGACTGTTGTAGCATACAATAAAGGGAACCTGGCTGTTAGGACATCAGGGATGGGGAAGGAGAAACCTGTTGATGCAGAGGATGTTAGCAAATCTAGACTGCTGCATTATTCTGGCAGACCTGGGACCAGTGTTGACAAGCTGGACAAGAATACCCAGGAGCAGATTCTCCATGTCCTAAGGCACAGAAGTCAGCAGGGCCGAATCTctcagccatcacaattcgagCCCTGTCTGCTCGGCTATCCAGAGAGCTCTAATGACCGACCGAGGTTCAGACTAGGCTTCATTGGACGAAAGAGGGTGTCCAAACCTGCCATGACAGGACACTATCTCCTGAACATCTCCACATATGGCAGAGGGTCTGAGAGCAGCAAACGACCTCATCTGGCCAacctaaagaaagaaaatgtggaaggagaagagaaagatgGGGTAGAACTTAAAGAAGATTGTCACTCTTCTTCAAAGGGGCATGCCAACCATCCTGGGATTAAAGTCGAACAGCAAGGATTTCACATCACAAAACCAGATGATGCACCAGGATATCAACACTGCCCTCAAATAAAGTTAGAGTCTCAGTCACTGAGTTGTTCGTCCAATAAAGAACAAGGTGGCACTTCTACAAGAACCAAAGAAATATCTCCAAGATTGAACCTTGACATCAATAAACAGGGTATCTCAGGGCCTCATCATTCGGGTGACTGTAAGCCACAAGTAATGTCCTTCCAGTCACAGAGGTCACAGGATGGACAAGAAACCATGACGGGTACTTTCTATGGAGGCACTATCAGCATGTCCATGCCTCGCTCAATAAATCATAGCATCACCGACTCCGGTGCCTCTCCTACAGTTACATGCAGTAATGAGAACACCAGCGAGGGGATGATGTCATTTTCCGTGACTGTCACTGCCATACCTGCAGGTCACCTTCTCGATCAGGGTAAGGGCCAGACCTCACCTGAGCAAGCCTTCATCGAAGCTTCTGGAATGGAGGACGTCCAATCGAAATGCTACTGTCGGCTAAAGGCCATGATCATGTGCAAGGGATGTGGGGCCTTCTGTCATGATGACTGCATTGGACCCTCCAAACTCTGTGTCTCCTGCTTGGTGGTACGATGA